One genomic window of Campylobacter fetus subsp. fetus includes the following:
- a CDS encoding MFS transporter encodes MIKTVLPLSFIVASRFFGLFVVLPVLSLYALNLKGANELLVGLLVGGYALTQMALQVPFGSLSDKFGRKNTMTFGLIVFIIGSLICAQATDIYTMLIGRLVQGSGAVGAVATAMISDFTTEEKRGHAMAIMGGMIGVAFAISMVVSPILSSKFGLASLFYLSAALTFACIVLLYTVVPKESKIHHHDAKAPFLNLITQKNLFIMNITNLMQKMLMSAAFVAIPIVLVNHLGYDSSRLWIVYLAAMVFGFISMGLAGFLGDAKGHSKKLLLIGVVLFIISYLDFAFSENSLAFIIGVTLFFIGFNLHEPIMQSCASKFALASQKGAALGVFNAFGYAGSFLGGAVGGYFLHKFNITYLAIFYSILSVFWLVLLFMLSDPKLFKNLYLKDADLSKLDFVDGIVERYKNQKGYVVKYNSSIINEKQLRDILNK; translated from the coding sequence ATGATTAAAACAGTTTTACCGCTTAGTTTTATTGTTGCTTCAAGGTTTTTTGGACTTTTTGTGGTTTTGCCCGTTCTTAGTCTGTATGCGCTTAATTTAAAGGGCGCAAATGAGCTTTTAGTCGGGCTTTTAGTCGGAGGTTACGCTCTTACTCAGATGGCTTTGCAAGTTCCTTTTGGTAGTCTTAGCGATAAGTTTGGACGTAAAAATACAATGACTTTTGGCTTAATCGTATTTATAATAGGCTCTTTGATATGCGCGCAAGCTACTGATATCTATACTATGTTAATCGGGCGTTTAGTTCAAGGAAGCGGAGCTGTCGGAGCCGTGGCTACTGCCATGATAAGCGATTTTACTACCGAAGAAAAACGTGGTCATGCGATGGCTATAATGGGCGGCATGATCGGTGTAGCGTTTGCTATTTCTATGGTTGTTAGTCCGATTTTAAGTTCTAAGTTCGGGCTTGCTAGTCTATTTTATCTCTCTGCGGCTCTTACTTTTGCCTGTATTGTTTTGCTTTATACTGTAGTGCCAAAAGAGAGTAAAATACATCATCATGATGCTAAAGCTCCTTTTTTAAATTTAATCACTCAAAAAAATCTTTTTATTATGAATATTACGAATTTGATGCAAAAAATGTTGATGAGCGCAGCATTCGTAGCCATACCTATAGTTCTAGTAAATCATTTAGGATATGATAGCAGTAGGCTTTGGATAGTCTATCTAGCAGCTATGGTTTTTGGATTTATATCGATGGGATTAGCAGGATTTTTAGGAGACGCCAAAGGTCATAGCAAAAAGCTGCTTTTAATAGGCGTTGTTCTATTTATCATCTCTTATTTGGATTTTGCTTTTAGTGAAAATAGCCTTGCTTTTATAATCGGAGTAACTCTTTTTTTTATAGGATTTAATCTGCATGAGCCTATAATGCAAAGTTGCGCTAGCAAATTTGCATTAGCCAGCCAAAAAGGTGCGGCTCTTGGAGTTTTTAATGCGTTTGGTTACGCCGGAAGTTTTCTTGGAGGAGCTGTCGGCGGATATTTTTTACATAAATTTAATATAACATATCTTGCTATATTCTACTCTATTTTATCTGTTTTTTGGCTTGTCTTACTATTTATGCTCAGCGATCCTAAGCTGTTTAAAAATTTATACTTAAAAGATGCTGATCTTAGCAAACTTGATTTTGTTGATGGCATAGTAGAGAGATATAAAAATCAAAAAGGCTACGTTGTAAAATACAATTCTTCTATAATCAATGAAAAGCAGCTAAGAGATATTTTAAATAAATAA